In Nicotiana tabacum cultivar K326 chromosome 21, ASM71507v2, whole genome shotgun sequence, one DNA window encodes the following:
- the LOC142175273 gene encoding uncharacterized protein LOC142175273, with amino-acid sequence MYFLDEEVLSAREDIAESYPGWRMFFDGAANFKGVGIGAVLISESKQHYPASTKIRFHCTNNMDEYEACILGIRMVVDMNVKKLLVIGDSDLLIHQVQGEWSTKNVKILLVVYLHCVKFTKIEFKHVPRIQNEFADALATLSSMIQHPDKNYIDEEMRDQNAYCFHVDEEPDGKPCYHDIRKFLATREYPKNATNGHKRALRRLANNVFLNGKVLYRRTPGYWKKYM; translated from the coding sequence ATGTATTTTCTCGATGAAGAAGTATTATCTGCtagagaagatattgcagaatcgtACCCGggatggagaatgttttttgatggagcagcaaactttaAAGGAGTCGGAATTGGGGCAGTCCTGATATCGGAATCTAAACAGCACTATCCAGCATCGACGAAGATAAGATTCcattgtaccaataatatggatGAATACGAAGCGTGCATCCTTGGGATCAGAATGGTAGTCGACATGAACGTCAAAAAACTCTTGGTCATAGGGGATTCTGATCTATTGATACACCAAGTCCAAGGGGAATGGTCCACCAAAAATGTCAAGATCCTTCTTGTAGTGTACCTACACTGCGTGAAGTTCACAAAGATTGAGTTCAAGCACGTCCCCAGGATTCAGAACGAGTTCGCTGACGCCCTTGCAACTCTATCATCCATGAttcagcatccagacaagaactatATCGATGAAGAGATGAGGGATCAAAATGCCTATTGCTTCCATGTAGATGAAGAGCCAGATGGTAAACCATGTTATCACGATATTAGAAAATTCCTCGCAACCAGAGAATACCCAAAGAATGCTACTAATGGTCATAAGAGAGCCCTCAGGAGGTTGGCAAACAACGTTTTCCTCAACGGGAAAGTCCTTTACAGGAGGACCCCAGGTTATTGGAAGAAATACATGTAG